The DNA window GTACAACGGTGTCATCACCCAGAAACAACTCCTCCAATCCCATATCGAGGACCAGACGAAGGTGGCGACGCTGACGAAACCCGCGCCGAAGGTAAACCGTACCGACGACGTGCGTGACGTCGCCCGCGCGCTCGTCGAAGGCGGGACCAAGGTCGCACCCGTCTTCGAGGACGGGCAACTGTGGGGCATCATCGACGAGGACATCATCCTCGAAGGCGTCCTCGAAAATCTGGACGCCCTCACCGTTCAGCAGATTTACACCGAGAACCCAGTCACGATTCCGGAGGACGCGACGCTCGGACGCGTCATCAATCTCATGCGCGAGCACAGCATCTCCCGGCTTCCGGTCGTGAACGAAAACGGCTACCTCACCGGGATGGTCACGACTCACGACATCGTGGATTTCGTCACCCGGAACATGGACAAACCGACGACGGGCGAGCGGATGGGCGACAGCGACCGGATGCTCGACCTGCCGGTGTACGACGTGATGAACAACCCCGTCGAAACCATCTCGCTCACCGACACCGTGGAGGATGCGGTGGAACGCATGTTCGAGAAAGACTACGCCGGACTGGTCGTCACGGCCGAGGA is part of the Haladaptatus paucihalophilus DX253 genome and encodes:
- a CDS encoding CBS domain-containing protein, which codes for MDISNIATTDYFEIEAEERLGKARSMFEEENPKGIVVTEAGTYNGVITQKQLLQSHIEDQTKVATLTKPAPKVNRTDDVRDVARALVEGGTKVAPVFEDGQLWGIIDEDIILEGVLENLDALTVQQIYTENPVTIPEDATLGRVINLMREHSISRLPVVNENGYLTGMVTTHDIVDFVTRNMDKPTTGERMGDSDRMLDLPVYDVMNNPVETISLTDTVEDAVERMFEKDYAGLVVTAEDDDRVVGGVLTKTDVLRALTYTEEDHMDVQITNIDLLDTISRQDIREGVEDITDKYQDMQVRHAHVRFHEHKEKLRGTPLIQCKIRLRTNRGQVAGTGEGYGSEQAFNVARDVLERNVLELKGVQSDREYEGQLLRKLNEL